The Streptomyces halobius genomic interval GCGGACGCGGAGCCGGGACCGGGCTGGAAGGCGGTCGGCTTCGCGGAGACCGGCCCGGGCCGCACCGCGCTGCTGGTGCACGCCGACGACCCGCGGTTGCGGCGGCTCGCGGTGCTCGACGCGGTGATCAACAACGGTGACCGCAAGGGCGGCCATCTGCTGCCCGCCGTCGGCGGACGGTTCTTCGCCATCGACCACGGCGTGACCTTCCACGCCGAGGACAAGCTGCGCACGCTCCTGTGGGGGTGGGCGGGGGAGCCGCTGACCGACGAGGCGCTGGAGGTGCTGCGCGGGCTCCAGGAGGCGCTGGAGGACGGCGTGCCGCTCGCCGCCCGACTGGCCGAACTGATCACGGACGCCGAGTTCGAGGCGCTGCGGGCACGGGTGGCCGGGCTGCTGAGGACCGGCCGGCACCCCGAGCCGAGCGGGCAGTGGCCCGCGATCCCCTGGCCGCCGGTCTGATCCCGGAGCGGCCGCCGTACGCGTCCCCTGCACGCCGCGCCGTCCAACGCAAGACCGCCTTTCCGGCCAACACCCCTGGTCCGGTTCGTATACGGAACATGCGTCCGGTTACGCTCAAGGCATGCATGCTTGGCCCGCTTCTGAGGTCCCCGCCCTGCCTGGACAGGGCCGCGACCTGAGCCTCCACGACACCGCGACCGGCGGACGGGTGACCCTCGCCCCCGGTCCCGTCGCCCGTATCTATGTCTGCGGCATCACGCCGTACGACGCCACCCACATGGGGCACGCGGCGACCTACAACGCGTTCGACCTCGTGCAGCGCGTATGGCTCGACACGAAGCGTCAGGTCCACTACGTGCAGAACGTCACCGACGTCGACGATCCGCTGCTGGAGCGGGCCGCCAGGACCGGTGACGACTGGACGGCGCTCGCCGAGCGCGAGACCGCCCTGTTCCGCGAGGACATGACGGCCCTGCGGATGCTGCCGCCCCGCCACTACACAGGCGCCGTCGAGGCGATACCCGGCATCGTCCCCCTGGTGGAGCGGCTGCGGGACGCCGGCGCCGCCTACGAACTCGACGGTGACATCTACTTCTCCGTCGAGTCCGACGCCCATTTCGGCGAGGTCTCCGGACTGGACGCCGCGACGATGCGGCTGCTGTCCGCCGAACGCGGCGGCGACCCCGAGCGGGAGGGCAAGAAGAACCCGCTCGACCCGATGCTGTGGATGGCCGCCCGCGACGGCGAGCCGAGCTGGGACGGCGACTCGCTGGGCCGCGGCCGGCCCGGCTGGCACATCGAGTGCGTCGCCATCGCCCTCGACCACCTCGGCATGGGCTTCGACGTCCAGGGCGGCGGCTCGGACCTCACCTTCCCGCACCACGAGATGGGCGCCTCGCACGCCCAGGCCCTCACCGGCGAGTTCCCGTTCGCCAAGGCGTATGTGCACGCCGGGATGGTGGCCCTGAACGGCGAGAAGATGTCCAAGTCCAAGGGCAACCTGGTCTTCGTCTCCACGGTGCGGCGCGACGGCACCGACCCGGCCGCCATCCGGCTGGCGCTGCTCGCGCACCACTACCGCAGCGACTGGGAGTGGACCGACGTGGTCCTGGACGAGGCGGTGGCCCGGCTGGCGCGGTGGCGTGCCGCGGTCTCCCGGCCTGACGGCCCGTCGGCTGACGCGGTGTTGGAGCAGATCCGTACGGCTCTCGCCGACGACCTGGGCTCCCCGGCCGCGCTCGCCGCAGTGGATGAGTGGGCTGCCGCCCAGGAGGGCGGCGGGGGGTCGGACGAGGGGGCGCCCGGGTTGGTGTCGCGTGCCGTCGACGCGCTGCTGGGGGTTGCGCTCTAACTGTCCGCTGCGCTTTGCCCGCGCCCCGCGTTTTTGGCTGTCCCGCCGTGGGGTTCGCCTGCGGCGGGCCTGCGCCGACGTCTTCGGCTGACCCGCCGCTGCACCTGCGGTGGGCTGTTGCCGCTGCGCGGGGCTGTTCGGCAGCGGTGCCGGACCTCCGGACGCCGTCCTGCGGTCCGGCACCTCCCGAGGGGGTGGGGAAGAAGACCGGTGGGGTGACACGTAGCCGGTCATGTGCACCTCGTGGACGTGACCACAGGCACCCGACAGACGACATGTGCCCCCACCGGCCTCTTTCCCCCGCTGTCGGGAGGGGACGGGCCGCAGGACGGAGTCCCAGGCCCGTCACCGCACTCGAAAAACCCACGCCCGCCGCAGGCGAACCCCCATGGCGGAAAAGCCGAATCGTCGGCTCAGGCTCGCCGCAGGCGAACCCCCACGGCGGGCTGGCCGACAAGGGCGAGCAAACGAGTCGGCCAAGCCGAGCGCAGCGTCAGTCCTCCCCGTCCGGGCTCTCCGGCGCATCGGACGAGCCCGACCCCGCCGTCGGATCCCGTTGTTCACGCGGCGGCCGTGGCCGCCGCGTGCGGCCGTGCTGCGGGTCCCGGCGACGGAGGTAGCGTTCGAATTCGCGGGCGATCGCCTCGCCGGACGCCTCCGGGAGGTCCGCGGTGTCCCGGGCCTCCTCAAGGGACTGGACGTACTCGGCGACCTCGTTGTCCTCGGCCGCCAGTTGGTCGACGCCCAGCTGCCAGGCCCGTGCGTCCTCGCTGAGCTCGCCGAGCGGGATCCGCACGTCGAGGAGGTCCTCCAGGCGGTTGAGCAGGGCGAGGCTGGCCTTGGGGTTGGGCGGCTGGGAGACGTAGTGCGGTACGGCCGCCCACAGGCTCACCGCGGGGACGCCGGCGTGGGTGCACGCCTC includes:
- the mshC gene encoding cysteine--1-D-myo-inosityl 2-amino-2-deoxy-alpha-D-glucopyranoside ligase produces the protein MHAWPASEVPALPGQGRDLSLHDTATGGRVTLAPGPVARIYVCGITPYDATHMGHAATYNAFDLVQRVWLDTKRQVHYVQNVTDVDDPLLERAARTGDDWTALAERETALFREDMTALRMLPPRHYTGAVEAIPGIVPLVERLRDAGAAYELDGDIYFSVESDAHFGEVSGLDAATMRLLSAERGGDPEREGKKNPLDPMLWMAARDGEPSWDGDSLGRGRPGWHIECVAIALDHLGMGFDVQGGGSDLTFPHHEMGASHAQALTGEFPFAKAYVHAGMVALNGEKMSKSKGNLVFVSTVRRDGTDPAAIRLALLAHHYRSDWEWTDVVLDEAVARLARWRAAVSRPDGPSADAVLEQIRTALADDLGSPAALAAVDEWAAAQEGGGGSDEGAPGLVSRAVDALLGVAL